The following proteins are encoded in a genomic region of Thiomonas sp. X19:
- a CDS encoding helix-turn-helix domain-containing protein yields the protein MRCEEADQGWAGGRLTQAEAAMLLGQCERSFRRHVERYKADGLGGLLDKRLSQVSKRRAGAAEIDRVVQTYKSGFTGWNVAHFHSKYRSEFKGTRSYSWLKTVLQGAGLARTAKRRGKHRIKRERAPLPGMVVHQDASTHRWVPDAVWGLVVTMDDATGEHTSMFFCDRRARRRAFTGWARPSHATACSPACTATGAATTS from the coding sequence ATGAGATGCGAAGAGGCAGACCAGGGCTGGGCGGGCGGGCGGCTGACGCAGGCCGAGGCGGCGATGCTGCTGGGGCAATGCGAGCGCAGCTTTCGCCGCCACGTCGAGCGCTACAAGGCCGACGGGCTGGGGGGCCTGCTCGACAAGCGGCTGAGCCAGGTCTCCAAGCGCCGGGCCGGCGCGGCGGAGATTGACCGTGTTGTGCAGACCTACAAGAGCGGCTTTACCGGCTGGAACGTGGCGCACTTTCACAGCAAGTACCGCAGCGAGTTCAAGGGCACGCGCAGCTACAGCTGGCTCAAGACCGTGCTGCAAGGGGCGGGCCTGGCCCGAACGGCCAAGCGCCGGGGCAAGCACCGCATCAAGCGCGAACGCGCGCCGCTGCCCGGGATGGTGGTGCACCAGGATGCCAGCACCCACCGCTGGGTCCCTGATGCGGTGTGGGGCCTGGTGGTCACGATGGACGACGCCACAGGCGAGCACACGAGCATGTTCTTCTGCGACCGGAGGGCACGGCGTCGAGCTTTCACGGGCTGGGCCAGACCATCGCACGCTACGGCCTGTTCGCCAGCCTGTACAGCGACCGGGGCAGCCACGACTTCCTGA
- a CDS encoding H-NS family nucleoid-associated regulatory protein: protein MPTYAELQAQIAALITQAEAARRSELARVVAEIKQQMADYGITMEDLGGQRASFRKGRPAPVKFRHPATGQTWSGRGKHPRWLAAEIAAGKEITVFATA from the coding sequence ATGCCCACCTACGCCGAATTGCAAGCCCAGATTGCCGCCCTCATCACGCAGGCCGAGGCTGCCCGTCGCAGTGAACTCGCCCGTGTGGTGGCAGAGATCAAGCAGCAGATGGCCGACTACGGCATCACGATGGAGGACTTGGGCGGTCAGCGCGCCAGCTTTCGCAAGGGCAGACCCGCGCCCGTGAAATTTCGTCACCCGGCCACCGGCCAGACCTGGAGCGGGCGTGGCAAGCATCCGCGCTGGCTGGCGGCGGAGATCGCTGCGGGCAAAGAGATCACGGTGTTTGCGACTGCTTGA